One part of the Arabidopsis thaliana chromosome 4, partial sequence genome encodes these proteins:
- the SYP23 gene encoding syntaxin of plants 23 (syntaxin of plants 23 (SYP23); FUNCTIONS IN: SNAP receptor activity; INVOLVED IN: intracellular protein transport, cellular membrane fusion; LOCATED IN: plasma membrane; EXPRESSED IN: 24 plant structures; EXPRESSED DURING: 15 growth stages; CONTAINS InterPro DOMAIN/s: Target SNARE coiled-coil domain (InterPro:IPR000727), t-SNARE (InterPro:IPR010989), Syntaxin/epimorphin, conserved site (InterPro:IPR006012), Syntaxin, N-terminal (InterPro:IPR006011); BEST Arabidopsis thaliana protein match is: Syntaxin/t-SNARE family protein (TAIR:AT5G46860.1); Has 1783 Blast hits to 1783 proteins in 244 species: Archae - 0; Bacteria - 6; Metazoa - 845; Fungi - 276; Plants - 461; Viruses - 0; Other Eukaryotes - 195 (source: NCBI BLink).) gives MSFQDLEAGRGRSLASSRNINGGGSRQDTTQDVASGIFQINTSVSTFHRLVNTLGTPKDTPELREKLHKTRLYIGQLVKDTSAKLKEASETDHQRGVNQKKKIVDAKLAKDFQAVLKEFQKAQRLAAERETVYAPLVHKPSLPSSYTSSEIDVNGDKHPEQRALLVESKRQELVLLDNEIAFNEAVIEEREQGIQEIQQQIGEVHEIFKDLAVLVHDQGNMIDDIGTHIDNSYAATAQGKSHLVRHQRHKDQILLCLISPSS, from the exons atgagtTTTCAAGATTTAGAGGCGGGAAGAGGAAGATCATTAGCTTCTTCAAGGAACATCAATGGTGGTGGTAGTAGACAAGACACGACTCAAGATGTTGCTTCTGGTATATTTCAGATCAATACAAGTGTTTCCACTTTCCATCGTCTTGTCAATACTCTTGGTACTCCTAAAGATACGCCTGAGCTCAGAGAGAAGCT GCATAAGACAAGATTATATATTGGACAGTTAGTGAAAGATACATCAGCTAAACTTAAAGAAGCTAGTGAAACTGATCATCAAAGAGGTGTAAAT caaaagaagaagattgtggaTGCTAAGCTTGCAAAGGACTTTCAAGCTGTGTTGAAAGAGTTTCAAAAGGCTCAGCGTCTTGCTGCTGAAAGAGAAACCGTATATGCTCCTCTTGTCCACAAGCCATCTCTTCCCTCAAG CTACACATCCAGTGAGATAGATGTGAATGGAGATAAGCATCCAGAGCAGCGTGCCCTTCTTGTGGAATCAAAAAG ACAAGAACTTGTACTGTTGGACAATGAGATTGCGTTCAATGAGGCTGTTATTGAGGAAAGAGAGCAAGGGATACAAGAAATTCAGCAGCAAATTGGCGAGGTGCACGAGATCTTCAAAGACTTGGCAGTGTTGGTGCACGATCAAGGAAACATGATAG ATGATATTGGTACTCACATCGATAACTCTTACGCTGCAACTGCCCAAGGAAAATCCCATCTCGTAAGGCATCAAAGACACAAAGATCAAATTCTTCTCTG TTTGATTTCCCCAAGCTCATAA
- the SYP23 gene encoding syntaxin of plants 23 (syntaxin of plants 23 (SYP23); FUNCTIONS IN: SNAP receptor activity; INVOLVED IN: intracellular protein transport, cellular membrane fusion; LOCATED IN: plasma membrane; EXPRESSED IN: 24 plant structures; EXPRESSED DURING: 15 growth stages; CONTAINS InterPro DOMAIN/s: Target SNARE coiled-coil domain (InterPro:IPR000727), t-SNARE (InterPro:IPR010989), Syntaxin/epimorphin, conserved site (InterPro:IPR006012), Syntaxin, N-terminal (InterPro:IPR006011); BEST Arabidopsis thaliana protein match is: Syntaxin/t-SNARE family protein (TAIR:AT5G46860.1); Has 30201 Blast hits to 17322 proteins in 780 species: Archae - 12; Bacteria - 1396; Metazoa - 17338; Fungi - 3422; Plants - 5037; Viruses - 0; Other Eukaryotes - 2996 (source: NCBI BLink).) — protein sequence MSFQDLEAGRGRSLASSRNINGGGSRQDTTQDVASGIFQINTSVSTFHRLVNTLGTPKDTPELREKLHKTRLYIGQLVKDTSAKLKEASETDHQRGVNQKKKIVDAKLAKDFQAVLKEFQKAQRLAAERETVYAPLVHKPSLPSSYTSSEIDVNGDKHPEQRALLVESKRQELVLLDNEIAFNEAVIEEREQGIQEIQQQIGEVHEIFKDLAVLVHDQGNMIDDIGTHIDNSYAATAQGKSHLVRHQRHKDQILL from the exons atgagtTTTCAAGATTTAGAGGCGGGAAGAGGAAGATCATTAGCTTCTTCAAGGAACATCAATGGTGGTGGTAGTAGACAAGACACGACTCAAGATGTTGCTTCTGGTATATTTCAGATCAATACAAGTGTTTCCACTTTCCATCGTCTTGTCAATACTCTTGGTACTCCTAAAGATACGCCTGAGCTCAGAGAGAAGCT GCATAAGACAAGATTATATATTGGACAGTTAGTGAAAGATACATCAGCTAAACTTAAAGAAGCTAGTGAAACTGATCATCAAAGAGGTGTAAAT caaaagaagaagattgtggaTGCTAAGCTTGCAAAGGACTTTCAAGCTGTGTTGAAAGAGTTTCAAAAGGCTCAGCGTCTTGCTGCTGAAAGAGAAACCGTATATGCTCCTCTTGTCCACAAGCCATCTCTTCCCTCAAG CTACACATCCAGTGAGATAGATGTGAATGGAGATAAGCATCCAGAGCAGCGTGCCCTTCTTGTGGAATCAAAAAG ACAAGAACTTGTACTGTTGGACAATGAGATTGCGTTCAATGAGGCTGTTATTGAGGAAAGAGAGCAAGGGATACAAGAAATTCAGCAGCAAATTGGCGAGGTGCACGAGATCTTCAAAGACTTGGCAGTGTTGGTGCACGATCAAGGAAACATGATAG ATGATATTGGTACTCACATCGATAACTCTTACGCTGCAACTGCCCAAGGAAAATCCCATCTCGTAAGGCATCAAAGACACAAAGATCAAATTCTTCTCTG
- a CDS encoding Peptidase S41 family protein (Peptidase S41 family protein; FUNCTIONS IN: serine-type peptidase activity; INVOLVED IN: proteolysis, intracellular signaling pathway; LOCATED IN: thylakoid, thylakoid lumen, mitochondrion, chloroplast thylakoid lumen; EXPRESSED IN: 22 plant structures; EXPRESSED DURING: 15 growth stages; CONTAINS InterPro DOMAIN/s: Peptidase S41 (InterPro:IPR005151), PDZ/DHR/GLGF (InterPro:IPR001478), Peptidase S41A, C-terminal peptidase (InterPro:IPR004447); BEST Arabidopsis thaliana protein match is: Peptidase S41 family protein (TAIR:AT3G57680.1); Has 9160 Blast hits to 9150 proteins in 1973 species: Archae - 0; Bacteria - 5658; Metazoa - 14; Fungi - 0; Plants - 153; Viruses - 0; Other Eukaryotes - 3335 (source: NCBI BLink).), which yields MEVLASSSLSPISFTKPNKINPNFSIQISKASKFSYARSRSNISRSNAANPGVVFVCNRFLCVIERNDQRKLSGKVMMKSSVNFRQNLSVALVRIVSVLLVSSISVVTTDSPPSWGLTEENLLFLEAWRTIDRAYIDKTFNGQSWFRYRETALRNEPMNTREETYMAIKKMVATLDDPFTRFLEPGKFKSLRSGTQGAVTGVGLSIGYPTASDGPPAGLVVISAAPGGPANRAGILPGDVIQGIDNTTTETLTIYDAAQMLQGPEGSAVELAIRSGPETRLLTLTRERVSVNPVKSRLCELPGSGSNSPKIGYIKLTTFNQNASSAVREAIETLRGNNVNAFVLDLRDNSGGSFPEGIEIAKFWLDKGVIVYICDSRGVRDIYDTDGSNAIATSEPLAVLVNKGTASASEILAGALKDNKRALVYGEPTYGKGKIQSVFELSDGSGLAVTVARYETPAHTDIDKVGVTPDHPLPKSFPKDEEAFCGCLKDPTAACYLNQGLLFSR from the exons ATGGAGGTCCTTGCGAGCTCTTCATTATCCCCAATTTCTTTTACTAAGCCTAAcaaaataaaccctaatttctcaATCCAG atttcaaaagctAGCAAATTTAGTTATGCTCGTAGTCGTAGTAACATTTCAAGGAGCAATGCAGCAAACCCAGGAGTCGTGTTCGTCTGTAATAGATTTCTGTGTGTTATCGAAAGAAATGATCAGAGGAAATTATCTGGGAAGGTTATGATGAAATCTTCTGTTAATTTCAGACAGAATCTCTCTGTTGCATTAGTTCGGATCGTTTCTGTTCTGCTTGTCTCTTCCATTTCTGTTGTTACCACTGATTCACCACCATCAT GGGGTCTTACTGAAGAGAATCTTCTCTTCCTCGAGGCTTGGAGAACAATTGATCGTGCTTATATTGATAAAACCTTTAATGGACAAAGCTGGTTTCGTTACAGAGAGACTGCTTTACGAAATGAGCCTATGAACACTCGAGAAGAGACAT ACATGGCTATCAAGAAAATGGTGGCAACACTAGATGATCCTTTTACTCGATTCTTGGAGCCCGGAAAGTTCAAGAGTTTGCGG TCGGGGACTCAAGGGGCGGTTACGGGTGTTGGGCTGTCGATAGGTTACCCCACTGCATCAGATGGACCACCAGCTGGGCTTGTTGTTATATCAGCTGCTCCAGGAGGTCCTGCAAATAGGGCGGGGATATTACCTGGCGATGTTATTCAAGGAATTGATAATACAACCACAGAAACTCTTACCATATACGATGCTGCACAGATGTTGCA GGGACCTGAAGGAAGTGCAGTGGAGCTAGCGATTCGCAGTGGACCTGAAACGAGACTCTTAACTTTGAC GCGAGAGCGGGTTTCTGTGAATCCAGTGAAGTCAAGATTATGTGAACTTCCTGGTTCTGGGAGTAACTCCCCTAAGATTGGCTATATCAAGCTAACAACATTCAATCAAAATGCTTCTA GTGCGGTAAGGGAAGCTATTGAAACCTTGAGAGGCAACAATGTAAACGCATTCGTCTTGGACCTTCGAGACAATAG TGGAGGTTCTTTCCCAGAAGGAATTGAGATTGCTAAATTTTG GTTAGATAAAGGAGTGATTGTGTATATTTGCGATAGTCGAGGTGTTAGAGATATATATGATACTGATGGAAGCAATGCTATAGCAACCTCTGAGCCTCTTGCCGTTCTT GTTAACAAAGGCACCGCGAGTGCCAGCGAGATATTAGCAGGTGCCTTGAAAGATAATAAACGTGCTCTGGTTTATGGAGAACCAACTTACGGAAAAGG CAAGATACAGTCGGTTTTTGAGCTTTCTGATGGTTCGGGCTTGGCAGTAACAGTTGCTCGATATGAAACACCAGCTCACACAGATATAGACAAA GTCGGTGTAACTCCTGATCATCCATTGCCAAAGTCGTTTCCGAAAGATGAAGAGGCGTTCTGTGGATGCCTTAAGGATCCTACAGCTGCTTGTTATCTCAATCAAGGCCTACTTTTTTCtagatga
- a CDS encoding Peptidase S41 family protein (Peptidase S41 family protein; FUNCTIONS IN: serine-type peptidase activity; INVOLVED IN: proteolysis, intracellular signaling pathway; LOCATED IN: thylakoid, thylakoid lumen, mitochondrion, chloroplast thylakoid lumen; EXPRESSED IN: 22 plant structures; EXPRESSED DURING: 15 growth stages; CONTAINS InterPro DOMAIN/s: Peptidase S41 (InterPro:IPR005151), PDZ/DHR/GLGF (InterPro:IPR001478), Peptidase S41A, C-terminal peptidase (InterPro:IPR004447); BEST Arabidopsis thaliana protein match is: Peptidase S41 family protein (TAIR:AT3G57680.1); Has 9204 Blast hits to 9194 proteins in 1993 species: Archae - 0; Bacteria - 5702; Metazoa - 14; Fungi - 0; Plants - 153; Viruses - 0; Other Eukaryotes - 3335 (source: NCBI BLink).) has translation MEVLASSSLSPISFTKPNKINPNFSIQVKLWVKQPPKISKASKFSYARSRSNISRSNAANPGVVFVCNRFLCVIERNDQRKLSGKVMMKSSVNFRQNLSVALVRIVSVLLVSSISVVTTDSPPSWGLTEENLLFLEAWRTIDRAYIDKTFNGQSWFRYRETALRNEPMNTREETYMAIKKMVATLDDPFTRFLEPGKFKSLRSGTQGAVTGVGLSIGYPTASDGPPAGLVVISAAPGGPANRAGILPGDVIQGIDNTTTETLTIYDAAQMLQGPEGSAVELAIRSGPETRLLTLTRERVSVNPVKSRLCELPGSGSNSPKIGYIKLTTFNQNASSAVREAIETLRGNNVNAFVLDLRDNSGGSFPEGIEIAKFWLDKGVIVYICDSRGVRDIYDTDGSNAIATSEPLAVLVNKGTASASEILAGALKDNKRALVYGEPTYGKGKIQSVFELSDGSGLAVTVARYETPAHTDIDKVGVTPDHPLPKSFPKDEEAFCGCLKDPTAACYLNQGLLFSR, from the exons ATGGAGGTCCTTGCGAGCTCTTCATTATCCCCAATTTCTTTTACTAAGCCTAAcaaaataaaccctaatttctcaATCCAG GTGAAATTGTGGGTAAAACAACCTCcaaagatttcaaaagctAGCAAATTTAGTTATGCTCGTAGTCGTAGTAACATTTCAAGGAGCAATGCAGCAAACCCAGGAGTCGTGTTCGTCTGTAATAGATTTCTGTGTGTTATCGAAAGAAATGATCAGAGGAAATTATCTGGGAAGGTTATGATGAAATCTTCTGTTAATTTCAGACAGAATCTCTCTGTTGCATTAGTTCGGATCGTTTCTGTTCTGCTTGTCTCTTCCATTTCTGTTGTTACCACTGATTCACCACCATCAT GGGGTCTTACTGAAGAGAATCTTCTCTTCCTCGAGGCTTGGAGAACAATTGATCGTGCTTATATTGATAAAACCTTTAATGGACAAAGCTGGTTTCGTTACAGAGAGACTGCTTTACGAAATGAGCCTATGAACACTCGAGAAGAGACAT ACATGGCTATCAAGAAAATGGTGGCAACACTAGATGATCCTTTTACTCGATTCTTGGAGCCCGGAAAGTTCAAGAGTTTGCGG TCGGGGACTCAAGGGGCGGTTACGGGTGTTGGGCTGTCGATAGGTTACCCCACTGCATCAGATGGACCACCAGCTGGGCTTGTTGTTATATCAGCTGCTCCAGGAGGTCCTGCAAATAGGGCGGGGATATTACCTGGCGATGTTATTCAAGGAATTGATAATACAACCACAGAAACTCTTACCATATACGATGCTGCACAGATGTTGCA GGGACCTGAAGGAAGTGCAGTGGAGCTAGCGATTCGCAGTGGACCTGAAACGAGACTCTTAACTTTGAC GCGAGAGCGGGTTTCTGTGAATCCAGTGAAGTCAAGATTATGTGAACTTCCTGGTTCTGGGAGTAACTCCCCTAAGATTGGCTATATCAAGCTAACAACATTCAATCAAAATGCTTCTA GTGCGGTAAGGGAAGCTATTGAAACCTTGAGAGGCAACAATGTAAACGCATTCGTCTTGGACCTTCGAGACAATAG TGGAGGTTCTTTCCCAGAAGGAATTGAGATTGCTAAATTTTG GTTAGATAAAGGAGTGATTGTGTATATTTGCGATAGTCGAGGTGTTAGAGATATATATGATACTGATGGAAGCAATGCTATAGCAACCTCTGAGCCTCTTGCCGTTCTT GTTAACAAAGGCACCGCGAGTGCCAGCGAGATATTAGCAGGTGCCTTGAAAGATAATAAACGTGCTCTGGTTTATGGAGAACCAACTTACGGAAAAGG CAAGATACAGTCGGTTTTTGAGCTTTCTGATGGTTCGGGCTTGGCAGTAACAGTTGCTCGATATGAAACACCAGCTCACACAGATATAGACAAA GTCGGTGTAACTCCTGATCATCCATTGCCAAAGTCGTTTCCGAAAGATGAAGAGGCGTTCTGTGGATGCCTTAAGGATCCTACAGCTGCTTGTTATCTCAATCAAGGCCTACTTTTTTCtagatga
- the HSF1 gene encoding heat shock factor 1 (heat shock factor 1 (HSF1); CONTAINS InterPro DOMAIN/s: Winged helix-turn-helix transcription repressor DNA-binding (InterPro:IPR011991), Heat shock factor (HSF)-type, DNA-binding (InterPro:IPR000232); BEST Arabidopsis thaliana protein match is: heat shock transcription factor A1D (TAIR:AT1G32330.1); Has 101009 Blast hits to 12266 proteins in 352 species: Archae - 60; Bacteria - 127; Metazoa - 1552; Fungi - 3291; Plants - 964; Viruses - 2; Other Eukaryotes - 95013 (source: NCBI BLink).) has protein sequence MFVNFKYFSFFIRTKMDGVTGGGTNIGEAVTAPPPRNPHPATLLNANSLPPPFLSKTYDMVEDPATDAIVSWSPTNNSFIVWDPPEFSRDLLPKYFKHNNFSSFVRQLNTYGFRKVDPDRWEFANEGFLRGQKHLLKKISRRKSVQGHGSSSSNPQSQQLSQGQGSMAALSSCVEVGKFGLEEEVEQLKRDKNVLMQELVKLRQQQQTTDNKLQVLVKHLQVMEQRQQQIMSFLAKAVQNPTFLSQFIQKQTDSNMHVTEANKKRRLREDSTAATESNSHSHSLEASDGQIVKYQPLRNDSMMWNMMKTDDKYPFLDGFSSPNQVSGVTLQEVLPITSGQSQAYASVPSGQPLSYLPSTSTSLPDTIMPETSQIPQLTRESINDFPTENFMDTEKNVPEAFISPSPFLDGGSVPIQLEGIPEDPEIDELMSNFEFLEEYMPESPVFGDATTLENNNNNNNNNNNNNNNNNNNNTNGRHMDKLIEELGLLTSETEH, from the exons AtgtttgtaaatttcaaatacttctctttctttatccGTACGAAAATGGACGGTGTTACCGGCGGAGGAACGAATATCGGCGAGGCTGTGACGGCGCCACCACCGCGGAATCCGCATCCAGCGACTTTACTTAATGCGAACTCTTTACCGCCCCCTTTCCTTAGCAAGACGTATGACATGGTGGAAGATCCGGCGACGGACGCGATTGTCTCATGGAGTCCGACGAACAATAGCTTCATTGTTTGGGATCCACCGGAGTTTTCTCGTGATCTTCTACCTAAATACTTCAAACACAACAATTTCTCCAGCTTTGTTCGCCAGTTAAACACCTAT GGTTTTAGGAAAGTGGATCCAGATCGATGGGAATTTGCTAATGAAGGTTTCTTAAGAGGTCAAAAACATctattgaagaagataagccGGAGAAAATCTGTTCAGGGACAtggtagtagtagtagtaatcCACAATCTCAGCAATTATCTCAGGGTCAAGGTTCAATGGCTGCATTATCTTCATGTGTTGAGGTTGGGAAATTTGGGTTAGAGGAAGAAGTTGAACAGCttaaaagagacaaaaacgTGTTGATGCAGGAACTCGTTAAGTTACGCCAGCAGCAACAAACAACAGATAATAAACTTCAGGTTTTGGTTAAACATCTTCAGGTTATGGAGCAGAGGCAACAACAGATTATGTCTTTCCTTGCTAAAGCTGTACAGAATCCTACTTTCCTCTCTCAGTTTATACAGAAGCAGACTGATAGTAATATGCATGTAACCGAGGCCAATAAGAAGCGGAGACTCAGAGAGGATAGTACTGCTGCTACTGAGAGTAATAGTCATAGCCATAGCTTGGAAGCATCAGATGGACAGATAGTTAAGTATCAGCCACTTAGAAACGATTCAATGATGTGGAACATGATGAAAACAGATGATAAGTATCCGTTTCTTGACGGGTTCTCATCTCCAAACCAGGTATCAGGAGTCACTCTTCAAGAGGTACTACCCATAACTTCAGGACAGTCACAGGCATATGCATCTGTACCATCAGGACAGCCTTTATCATACTTACCCTCTACTTCAACTTCTCTCCCGGATACCATAATGCCAGAGACTTCCCAGATACCACAATTGACACGAGAGAGTATCAACGACTTCCCTACAGAAAACTTCATGGATACAGAGAAGAATGTTCCAGAGGCATTCATCTCTCCAAGCCCATTCCTTGATGGTGGTTCAGTCCCGATTCAGCTTGAGGGAATACCCGAAGACCCCGAGATTGATGAACTAATGAGTAACTTTGAATTCCTTGAAGAATATATGCCAGAAAGCCCAGTTTTTGGAGATGCAACTACACtagagaacaacaacaacaacaacaacaacaacaacaacaacaacaacaacaacaacaacaacaacacaaatgGTAGACATATGGATAAGCTTATAGAAGAATTGGGTCTTCTCACATCAGAAACAGAACACTAG